The Desulfobacterales bacterium genome includes a region encoding these proteins:
- a CDS encoding acetyl-CoA C-acyltransferase codes for MKTDSNNGRRIVLIDGCRIPFLRSGTGYHDLTSYDLGRLALKALLDRTQLPAGKIDQVIMGTVISNMATSNVARESALGAGIPHAVPASTVTLACISANLAVTTGVNLIRTGQADIIVAGGTESCSDIPIRYRKRFRNKLVESRKYRHFYDYWKLFKGLRFSDVLPEIPSVTEFSTGRTMGLDCDRLAARLGVTRKEQDAFAVRSHLAAARATREGLLAEEIEPVRVPPHFSPIDQDNGIRGDTSLDKMQTLSPAFVKPFGTVTAGNASFLSDGAAAVLIMAEDAAVAMGFKPKAFIHAFAYSAQDPGEELLLGPAYAIPKVLDRAGMKLTDMDVFEFHEAFAGQVLANLKCLDSKQFAREKLGKESKIGEVPMEKFNTLGGSLSLGHPFGATGARLITTAANRLLREDGQFALIASCAAGAHGNAMILERC; via the coding sequence ATGAAAACAGATTCGAACAATGGCAGAAGAATCGTTCTGATCGACGGCTGCCGAATTCCTTTCCTGCGATCCGGAACCGGATATCATGATCTGACCTCGTATGACCTGGGCCGCCTGGCCCTGAAAGCGCTGCTCGACCGCACCCAGTTGCCTGCCGGAAAAATCGATCAGGTTATCATGGGAACCGTGATATCAAACATGGCCACCAGCAATGTGGCCCGGGAATCGGCCCTGGGGGCCGGGATCCCCCACGCGGTTCCCGCCAGTACGGTAACCCTTGCCTGCATTTCCGCCAACCTGGCCGTCACCACCGGGGTGAATCTGATCCGGACCGGGCAGGCCGACATCATTGTTGCCGGCGGAACGGAGAGCTGCTCCGATATACCCATCCGGTATCGCAAGCGCTTTCGCAACAAGCTGGTGGAGTCCCGGAAATACAGGCATTTTTATGATTACTGGAAGCTCTTTAAAGGCTTGCGTTTTTCGGATGTTTTGCCGGAAATCCCGTCGGTGACCGAGTTTTCAACCGGCCGGACCATGGGGCTGGATTGCGACCGCCTGGCTGCGCGTCTGGGGGTTACCCGCAAGGAGCAGGATGCCTTTGCGGTGAGGTCCCATTTGGCGGCGGCCCGGGCAACCCGTGAAGGCCTGCTGGCGGAAGAAATAGAACCGGTGCGGGTACCGCCGCATTTCAGCCCCATAGATCAGGACAACGGCATTCGGGGAGACACCTCTCTTGACAAGATGCAAACCCTGTCACCGGCATTTGTCAAACCCTTCGGCACAGTGACCGCCGGAAACGCTTCGTTTTTATCCGACGGCGCCGCCGCTGTTTTAATCATGGCCGAAGACGCTGCCGTTGCAATGGGATTCAAACCCAAGGCTTTTATTCACGCGTTTGCCTACAGCGCCCAGGACCCCGGCGAGGAGCTGCTGCTGGGGCCTGCCTATGCCATCCCCAAAGTGCTGGACCGGGCCGGGATGAAATTGACGGATATGGATGTGTTTGAATTTCACGAAGCCTTTGCCGGCCAGGTCCTGGCCAACCTGAAATGCCTGGATTCCAAACAATTTGCCCGGGAGAAGCTGGGGAAAGAGTCAAAGATCGGTGAGGTTCCAATGGAAAAGTTCAATACCCTGGGTGGCTCATTGTCCCTGGGGCATCCCTTTGGGGCTACCGGCGCCCGCCTGATCACCACGGCGGCCAACCGGCTCTTGCGAGAGGACGGACAGTTTGCGTTAATCGCGTCCTGCGCAGCCGGAGCCCACGGCAATGCGATGATATTGGAAAGATGTTGA